The proteins below are encoded in one region of Balaenoptera ricei isolate mBalRic1 chromosome 6, mBalRic1.hap2, whole genome shotgun sequence:
- the SET gene encoding protein SET, giving the protein MSAPAAKVSKKELNSNHDGADETSEKEQQEAIEHIDEVQNEIDRLNEQASEEILKVEQKYNKLRQPFFQKRSELIAKIPNFWVTTFVNHPQVSALLGEEDEEALHYLTRVEVTEFEDIKSGYRIDFYFDENPYFENKVLSKEFHLNESGDPSSKSTEIKWKSGKDLTKRSSQTQNKASRKRQHEEPESFFTWFTDHSDAGADELGEVIKDDIWPNPLQYYLVPDMDDEEGEGEEDDDDDEEEEGLEDIDEEGDEDEGEEDEDDDEGEEGEEDEGEDD; this is encoded by the exons ATGTCGGCGCCGGCGGCCAAAGTCAGTAAAAAGGAGCTCAACTCCAACCACGACGGGGCCGACGAGACCTCAG aaaaagaacagcaagaaGCAATTGAACATATTGATGAAGTACAAAATGAAATAGACAG aCTTAATGAACAAGCCAGTGAGGAGATTTTGAAAGTAGAACAGAAATATAACAAACTCCGCCAACCATTTTTTCAGAAGAGGTCGGAATTGATCGCCAAAATCCCAAATTTTTGGGTCACAACATTTGTTAACCATCCACAAG TGTCTGCATTGCTTGGGGAGGAGGATGAAGAGGCGCTGCATTATTTGACAAGAGTCGAAGTGACAGAATTTGAAGATATTAAATCAGGTTACAGAATAGATTTT TATTTTGATGAAAACCCctactttgaaaataaagttcTCTCCAAAGAATTTCATCTGAATGAGAGTGGTGATCCATCTTCAAAGTCCACTGAAATCAAATGGAAATCCGGAAAG GATTTGACAAAACGTTCAAGTCAAACGCAGAATAAAGCCAGCAGGAAGAGACAGCATGAGGAACCAGAAAGCTTCTTCACCTGGTTTACTGATCATTCTGATGCAGGTGCAGATGAGTTAGGAGAGGTCATCAAAGATGATATTTGGCCAAATCCATTACAGTACTACTTG GTTCCGGACATGGATgatgaggaaggggaaggagaagaagatgatgatgatgatgaagaggaagaaggattGGAAGATATTGATGAAGAAGGGGATGAGGATGAAGGTGaagaagatgaagatgatgatgagggggaggaaggagag gaaGATGAAGGAGAAGATGACTAA